The proteins below come from a single Periophthalmus magnuspinnatus isolate fPerMag1 chromosome 7, fPerMag1.2.pri, whole genome shotgun sequence genomic window:
- the LOC117373673 gene encoding tripartite motif-containing protein 16-like — protein sequence MAQSGLDQEAFFCPICLDLLRDPVTVPCGHSYCMSCVQHHWDQEDHKQLYSCPECHLSFSPRPVLGRSTLLTSLVEQLKSGLTAPSAAHCYAGPQDVSCDVCTGRKLKAVQSCLQCLVSYCEHHLQPHRHVPVLQKHQLVAPSHTLMENLCSEHNEVKKLFCRSDQQTICYLCSVGQHKGHHIVTTASERAQRLTELPARRALLLQSLQLKETDLQRLQQEAQDISHSAQTAVQLSGDSFRDMVLLLEERRCAVEQQIRSQEQTQLSRVQELQDQLQQDIRGLKNRISELDSLAMTQDHNQFIQLYSSLSRHTQEIVRDRVHTGSQRYYEEVTSAVSILREKLQQAVEEGLSSLSQALRDTYSLVAPASTREALLQYAQDITLDPDTAHCRLSLSDGNRRATVERENQGYPHHPHRFSSRGQVLSRESLTERCYFEVEWGGRKARVGLAYYDMERKGASAQSGLGFNDKSWALDCDHDGYSFWSDGVQTQVSGPVSSRIGVYLDHSAGVLAFYSVRQRSSILLHRVQTTFTQPLLIGLSLNWFNPEDTAYLPQLK from the coding sequence ATGGCACAGAGTGGACTGGACCAGGAAGCCTTCTTCTGTCCCATCTGTTTGGACCTCCTCAGGGACCCAGTGACTGTCCCATGTGGACACAGCTACTGCATGAGCTGTGTGCAGCACCACTGGGATCAGGAGGACCACAAGCAGCTCTACAGCTGCCCTGAGTGTCATCTCAGCTTCAGCCCCAGGCCTGTCCTGGGAAGGAGTACCTTACTGACTTCTCTAGTGGAGCAGCTGAAGAGCGGGctcacagcgccctctgctgcaCATTGCTATGCCGGACCTCAGGATGTGTCCTGTGATGTGTGCACTGGGAGGAAGCTAAAGGCAGTTCAGTCCTGTCTGCAGTGTCTGGTCTCTTACTGTGAGCACCACCTGCAGCCTCATCGACACGTACCAGTGTTACAGAAACACCAGCTGGTGGCGCCTTCACACACGCTTATGGAGAACCTGTGCTCTGAACACAACGAGGTGAAGAAGTTGTTCTGCCGCAGCGACCAACAGACCATCTGTTACCTCTGCTCTGTGGGCCAGCACAAGGGTCATCACATAGTGACCACTGCCTCAGAGAGGGCTCAGAGGCTGACAGAGCTGCCGGCCAGAAGGGCTCTACTGCTCCAGAGCCTCCAACTCAAAGAGACAGACCTCCAGAGGCTCCAACAGGAGGCCCAGGACATCAGCCACTCTGCCCAGACAGCAGTACAGCTCAGCGGAGACAGTTTCAGAGACATGGTTCTTCTCCTGGAGGAAAGGCGCTGTGCGGTGGAGCAGCAGATTCGCTCCCAGGAGCAGACCCAACTGAGCCGAGTCCAAGAGCTccaggaccaactgcagcaggaCATCAGGGGGCTCAAGAATAGAATCTCTGAGCTGGACTCACTGGCCATGacccaggatcataaccagtttATACAGCTCTACTCCTCTCTGTccagacacacacaagagataGTCCGAGACAGGGTCCACACAGGCTCCCAGCGCTACTATGAGGAGGTGACCAGTGCTGTGTCCATCCTCAGAGAGAAGCTCCAGCAGGCTGTGGAGGAGGGGCTGAGCAGCCTCTCTCAAGCCCTGAGGGACACCTACAGTTTAGTGGCTCCAGCGAGCACCAGAGAGGCCCTGCTGCAGTACGCCCAGGACATAACACTGGACCCAGACACAGCTCACTGCAGACTGTCTCTGTCTGACGGAAACAGGAGAGCcacagtggagagagagaaccaGGGCTACCCCCACCATCCACACAGGTTCAGCAGCAGGGGCCAGGTGCTGAGCAGAGAGAGCTTGACAGAGCGCTGCTACTTCGAGGTGGAGTGGGGTGGGAGGAAGGCGCGGGTTGGACTGGCTTACTACGATATGGAGAGGAAGGGAGCCTCTGCACAAAGCGGACTAGGGTTCAATGACAAATCCTGGGCCTTAGACTGCGACCACGATGGGTACTCCTTTTGGTCTGACGGGGTCCAGACCCAGGTCTCAGGTCCGGTCTCGTCCAGGATCGGGGTTTACCTGGACCACAGCGCAGGGGTTTTGGCATTCTACAGTGTAAGGCAAAGAAGCAGCATcctcctccacagagtccagaccaccTTCACTCAGCCTCTGCTCATCGGGCTCAGCCTTAACTGGTTTAACCCTGAAGACACTGCGTATCTCCCACAACTAAAATAA